One segment of Candidatus Fokinia solitaria DNA contains the following:
- a CDS encoding glutamate racemase, translating into MKIRFFDSGLGGLSVLSSFIKQVYECYIMRYCDISYIADLEFFPYGTKHCTAIADRVNDIIYSAERQFTQLFVIACYTASFSKMTDNTITKMQIVDTLSTTKRILKKYQEHKKLFICTQLSHSINQNFLEEFDKICSIPITKEVVEYIHQNELKKAAQEIFQHLRQECTKSEKNIIFLGCTHYAILIKQLYEIFSNNGYNIAIIDPSSAIAEDVASYVTPFHNTSITRHPIKISFITHETSKEYQDEIVATCRNILQNHIPFYDDICSTFKFTFNPKL; encoded by the coding sequence ATGAAGATACGTTTCTTTGACAGTGGATTAGGAGGATTGTCAGTACTCTCCTCATTCATAAAACAAGTGTATGAGTGCTATATAATGAGATATTGCGATATCTCGTACATTGCAGATCTTGAATTTTTTCCGTACGGCACAAAGCACTGCACTGCTATAGCTGATCGTGTAAATGATATCATATATTCTGCTGAGCGACAATTTACGCAATTATTCGTAATAGCATGCTATACGGCTTCCTTCTCTAAAATGACAGATAATACTATCACGAAAATGCAGATAGTAGATACATTATCAACTACAAAAAGAATCTTAAAAAAGTATCAAGAACATAAAAAGCTCTTTATATGCACACAATTATCACATTCTATTAATCAGAATTTTTTAGAAGAGTTCGACAAAATATGCTCAATACCGATTACAAAGGAAGTAGTAGAATATATACATCAAAACGAATTGAAAAAAGCTGCACAAGAGATTTTTCAGCACTTACGTCAAGAATGTACTAAATCAGAAAAAAATATTATTTTTCTAGGATGCACGCATTATGCAATCCTCATCAAGCAGCTGTACGAAATTTTCTCTAACAATGGCTATAATATCGCAATAATCGATCCTTCTAGCGCAATAGCTGAAGACGTGGCAAGTTATGTGACTCCGTTTCACAATACTTCCATAACACGACATCCAATAAAAATCTCTTTCATCACTCATGAAACATCTAAAGAGTATCAAGATGAGATAGTAGCAACATGTAGAAATATACTGCAAAATCATATACCGTTTTATGATGATATTTGTTCTACTTTCAAATTCACTTTTAATCCTAAGTTATGA
- a CDS encoding NADH-quinone oxidoreductase subunit D codes for MSDKETVINFGPQHPGAHGVLNLVIKLSGETVKEIEPQIGFLHRGTEKLLENKTYMQGLPYMDRLDYVSPLAQEHCFSMAIEKMLQISIPERAKYIRVLLLELQRIGNHLLSITSLALDTGATTPLLWAFEAREELMEIYEKISGSRMHCAYIRTGGVNGDLSNEMMDKISSFLQRIPKVLSDIESLLNDNRIFKQRLVNIGTISKSDALNFAITGPMLRASGIPWDLRKSQPYEVYDKLEFSIPVGENGDCYDRYIVRVLEIRESIKIATQCVEKMPNGAYIINDHKITPPPKAELTTSMEAIIHHFKLFSEGYTVPKGETYTAVETPKGEFGLYIVSDGSNKPYRIHIRAPGFAHLQILNKMSVGHMLSDVSSNLGTIDAVFGEIDR; via the coding sequence ATGAGCGATAAAGAGACCGTCATTAATTTCGGCCCTCAACATCCTGGTGCACATGGTGTGTTGAATCTCGTAATCAAATTAAGCGGTGAAACAGTAAAAGAAATAGAGCCGCAAATAGGCTTTCTTCATCGCGGTACAGAAAAGCTACTAGAGAACAAAACATATATGCAGGGCTTACCGTATATGGATAGATTGGACTACGTCTCACCTCTTGCACAAGAACATTGTTTTTCAATGGCTATTGAAAAAATGCTTCAAATCTCAATACCGGAAAGAGCGAAATATATAAGAGTGCTATTACTGGAATTACAACGCATTGGCAATCATCTTCTCAGCATCACATCATTAGCACTAGATACTGGCGCTACGACTCCACTACTATGGGCTTTCGAAGCAAGAGAAGAGTTAATGGAAATCTACGAAAAAATCTCAGGCAGTAGAATGCATTGTGCGTATATCAGAACAGGTGGAGTAAATGGTGATTTAAGCAATGAGATGATGGATAAAATATCGTCATTTCTGCAAAGAATTCCTAAAGTACTCTCCGATATAGAATCACTACTGAATGATAATAGAATCTTTAAGCAGAGATTAGTGAATATAGGTACTATATCGAAAAGTGATGCTTTGAATTTTGCTATCACCGGCCCTATGTTACGTGCTTCAGGCATACCCTGGGATCTGAGAAAATCACAACCATATGAAGTATATGATAAACTCGAATTCAGCATTCCTGTCGGAGAAAATGGCGACTGCTACGATAGATATATTGTAAGAGTATTGGAAATTAGAGAATCCATAAAAATAGCAACTCAGTGCGTGGAAAAAATGCCAAATGGTGCATACATCATCAATGATCATAAAATAACACCTCCTCCGAAAGCAGAACTTACTACATCAATGGAAGCTATCATTCATCATTTCAAACTTTTCAGCGAAGGATATACAGTACCTAAAGGAGAGACTTACACTGCTGTAGAAACACCAAAAGGAGAATTCGGACTATACATAGTATCAGACGGTTCAAATAAACCTTATAGGATACACATTAGAGCACCGGGATTTGCACATTTGCAGATATTGAATAAAATGTCCGTCGGGCACATGCTTTCCGATGTGTCAAGTAATCTTGGCACGATAGATGCTGTATTTGGAGAGATAGATAGATAA
- a CDS encoding ATP-dependent helicase — protein sequence MTSHHSEFAATQSAHKQNSLILHEEQITVSTTTERHVMVLAGPGTGKTSVIIARIQFLVQSYNPHEIMVLTFSTRAMSELKHRLYTAERKLMEKVWIGTFHAIGVRILKKHASTIGLSHEFRVISEKESIHYIEELLRRTKNNVGMAYKIYEDIQRIKDKLYSTEELESQDTNAEFLFIYQEYQNVLKLKNLVDFGDILLYVKQLFIENKEILQLLQKQFSHVIVDEYQDINFAQYYFIMTLLQKGTNSLFCVGDDDQTIYTWRGANTERITTFKDNFPLSQTLYLSNNYRSNNDIIYHAFKLISHNSDRCWKEMQKSSIDESDVKFSTGTTIKCYESDIIEVSHITTQITELLPYGGSIAILVRNNEHIIPFEYSMRYNDIQYVIGNTRSFIEREEVQLALNILKLSIDPHADHNLKELLLLTHTLNITQINALLKIAAQSSCSLYELACNKLHSRTSSKLQAVKEIIDNISKNASLIEDGKISDAISDSINNIGYVKTITKGKFEKLEDLYSDSFTVLSEHENEKARNLISIIEIAAQYKKATPLIERFSRNNHTDAQKSHEKHTVYLSTIHSSKGMEFDIVFIPFVEEGNLPYCKNYQSENIEDERRLLYVGMTRARHKLCMSHSKCKLRSGKQIHNTPSRFIAEAELTTE from the coding sequence ATGACTTCTCATCATTCAGAATTCGCCGCTACGCAATCTGCACATAAACAAAATTCGCTTATTCTGCATGAAGAGCAAATTACAGTCTCTACTACTACGGAAAGACACGTAATGGTGTTAGCGGGGCCAGGAACAGGAAAAACATCTGTAATAATAGCGCGTATACAATTTTTGGTACAATCGTACAATCCTCATGAGATCATGGTCTTGACGTTTAGCACGAGAGCAATGAGTGAACTAAAGCACAGATTGTATACCGCTGAACGCAAGCTTATGGAAAAAGTATGGATTGGTACTTTTCATGCAATAGGCGTAAGAATACTCAAGAAACACGCTTCTACAATTGGATTATCTCATGAATTTAGAGTTATATCAGAAAAAGAAAGCATACATTACATAGAAGAACTCTTAAGAAGAACTAAAAATAATGTAGGTATGGCATATAAAATATATGAGGATATACAACGTATAAAAGACAAATTATACAGCACCGAAGAGTTAGAATCTCAAGATACAAATGCAGAATTTCTTTTTATATATCAAGAATATCAGAACGTTCTGAAACTGAAAAATCTTGTAGATTTCGGAGATATCTTACTCTACGTGAAGCAGTTATTCATAGAAAATAAAGAGATCTTACAATTGCTACAAAAGCAATTTTCTCATGTCATAGTAGATGAGTATCAAGATATCAACTTCGCACAGTACTATTTCATAATGACCTTGTTGCAAAAAGGTACGAATTCATTATTTTGCGTAGGAGATGACGATCAAACGATATATACTTGGAGAGGCGCAAACACTGAACGTATCACAACATTCAAAGATAACTTTCCGCTATCTCAGACGTTATATCTATCGAATAATTATCGCTCCAACAACGATATAATTTATCATGCCTTCAAACTGATATCTCATAATTCTGACAGATGCTGGAAAGAGATGCAGAAATCATCTATTGATGAAAGTGATGTCAAATTCTCTACCGGTACTACAATAAAATGCTATGAATCTGATATCATAGAAGTATCGCATATTACTACTCAGATTACAGAATTATTACCATATGGTGGTAGCATTGCAATTCTTGTAAGAAATAACGAGCACATCATACCTTTTGAATATTCGATGAGGTATAATGATATTCAGTACGTTATTGGAAATACGAGATCTTTTATAGAGAGAGAAGAAGTGCAACTCGCATTAAATATACTAAAATTGAGTATTGATCCTCACGCTGATCATAATTTAAAAGAGTTGCTATTATTAACTCATACTCTAAATATTACGCAGATAAACGCGCTTCTTAAAATTGCAGCGCAATCTAGTTGCTCACTGTATGAATTAGCATGTAACAAGTTACACTCAAGGACATCTTCTAAATTACAAGCAGTAAAGGAGATAATAGACAACATCTCCAAGAATGCATCTCTTATAGAAGATGGAAAGATAAGTGATGCAATAAGCGATTCCATCAACAATATCGGATACGTAAAGACTATTACAAAGGGAAAATTTGAAAAATTGGAAGATCTTTACTCAGACTCTTTTACAGTGCTATCAGAACACGAAAATGAGAAAGCGCGAAATCTCATAAGTATTATAGAAATTGCAGCACAATATAAAAAAGCAACACCACTTATAGAAAGATTTTCACGAAATAACCACACCGACGCACAGAAGTCGCATGAAAAACACACTGTCTACCTTAGTACGATACATAGTTCCAAAGGCATGGAGTTTGACATAGTATTTATTCCGTTTGTAGAAGAAGGTAACTTACCATACTGTAAAAATTACCAATCTGAAAATATAGAAGATGAGAGAAGGCTCTTATATGTAGGCATGACGCGAGCACGACATAAGTTATGTATGTCGCACTCGAAATGCAAGTTACGCAGTGGAAAACAAATTCACAACACTCCGTCAAGATTTATAGCAGAAGCCGAGTTAACAACTGAATGA
- a CDS encoding response regulator transcription factor: protein MKKEKTIQKKIMIVEDDSAMLSLMEYSLISEGYLVISVSTGENCTKIVEEKRPDLIILDWVLPEKSGIEICEELRGIPDLKDLRIIMISSHSKGQHKITGLKKGADDYLEKPFIIEELVLRVKNLLKRSAIEDSDVLKFMELTLDLRRHACTMEGNGTVHEITLGPIEFKLCQLLLMNSEKLVSRDKIIALLWNSTTMEMQHDKDKILNVHMTRLRSSILKHASSIDIKTIRGYGYKMVKTVHGGGENAESSY, encoded by the coding sequence ATGAAAAAGGAAAAAACAATTCAAAAGAAGATTATGATAGTAGAGGATGATTCTGCTATGTTATCTCTTATGGAGTATAGCTTGATCTCGGAAGGATATCTCGTTATATCAGTTTCAACAGGCGAAAATTGTACGAAGATTGTTGAAGAAAAAAGGCCGGATTTGATCATCTTAGATTGGGTGCTGCCAGAAAAATCCGGTATAGAAATATGCGAGGAGTTGCGCGGTATTCCAGATCTGAAGGATCTAAGAATTATAATGATCTCTAGTCATAGTAAAGGGCAGCATAAAATTACAGGCTTGAAAAAGGGTGCAGACGATTATCTTGAGAAGCCTTTTATTATAGAAGAGCTTGTATTAAGAGTGAAGAATCTATTAAAAAGAAGTGCAATAGAGGATTCTGATGTGCTGAAGTTTATGGAATTGACATTAGATCTTAGAAGACATGCGTGTACGATGGAAGGAAATGGTACCGTGCACGAGATAACTTTAGGGCCAATAGAGTTTAAGTTGTGTCAATTGCTGTTGATGAATTCTGAGAAGCTTGTCTCGAGAGATAAAATTATAGCACTGCTTTGGAATAGTACTACTATGGAGATGCAGCATGATAAAGATAAGATATTGAACGTTCATATGACGAGATTACGTTCATCTATACTCAAGCATGCTAGTAGTATTGATATCAAAACCATTAGAGGATACGGATATAAAATGGTGAAAACGGTGCATGGTGGAGGAGAGAATGCAGAGAGTAGTTATTAG
- a CDS encoding YihY/virulence factor BrkB family protein translates to MYLIRAFKVILIIYKKSIQNLLEKNAYEYSGYLVFLILLGLFPSLIFFTAVSTLVATQYRDLFHVTLDIDEFITNSLLSSKAHAFVDSVSNRILEILRTPPESMLTFAMLSAIWSASGLFDGILLYVYMIYGTTEDCHYIRRRIISILQFMAFSLLLIFFILCFKLIPLVLIQCAQFIKLESTLYDILNFVIKIEHYVPTVYIALFGMLSYIHYTFPRQHVKIRQIMPGVVNTILFWEIFSEIFGYYIQSAGQLNIIYGSMVGISISILYIYFASIIFLFGLEINGVIYKMRNMQSDVV, encoded by the coding sequence ATGTACCTAATACGGGCATTCAAAGTAATATTGATCATCTATAAGAAATCTATTCAAAATCTCCTGGAAAAAAATGCGTACGAATATTCAGGGTATCTCGTTTTTTTGATATTGCTCGGTCTCTTTCCTTCTCTGATTTTTTTTACTGCGGTCAGTACCTTAGTTGCAACGCAGTATCGAGATCTTTTTCATGTCACATTAGATATTGACGAATTCATTACAAATTCATTGCTAAGCAGTAAAGCGCATGCATTCGTAGATAGCGTTAGCAACAGAATTCTTGAAATACTACGCACACCACCGGAAAGCATGCTGACATTCGCAATGTTAAGCGCTATATGGAGTGCTTCTGGATTATTTGACGGGATCTTACTATACGTGTACATGATATACGGTACAACGGAAGACTGTCATTATATAAGAAGAAGAATTATCAGCATACTGCAATTCATGGCTTTTTCACTACTTCTAATATTCTTTATTTTATGTTTTAAGCTAATTCCACTTGTATTAATACAGTGTGCGCAATTTATAAAATTGGAAAGCACGTTATATGATATATTGAACTTTGTTATCAAAATTGAACATTACGTCCCTACGGTATATATCGCACTATTTGGAATGCTATCATACATACATTACACCTTTCCAAGGCAACATGTGAAAATACGACAAATTATGCCAGGAGTAGTGAATACTATACTTTTTTGGGAAATTTTTTCTGAAATCTTCGGATATTATATACAAAGCGCAGGACAGCTTAACATCATATATGGAAGCATGGTAGGCATCTCCATATCGATCTTATACATATATTTTGCTTCTATTATTTTTCTATTTGGATTGGAAATAAATGGAGTAATATATAAAATGAGAAATATGCAATCTGATGTTGTGTAA
- a CDS encoding signal recognition particle receptor subunit alpha codes for MLTFLKEKFSTLAKKLSTKSHLNNDEIDVLLKQIRVALLDSDLSLELADIFVHELRVKIEVINEKGVINYGKAICDAMQNQIVDFLSDSIQEEVHSENNLTLLKKTLNIKDGLNVILFLGLQGVGKTTTVAKLATLLAQKLSKKVVVASLDETRAAAKEQLKTLVEGSAVEFLDCEGFSNIVEKASMCVKLAHTRESNVIILDTAGRTDVNAALMAEIAEIHNTIKPSETIFVCDAMLGQQAPIIGKAFAEAVPITGIILTRLDGDAKGGSMLSMKRAVGAPIKFITSGEKLDAIEIFHPLRIASRIMGLGDIALLIEKASDVVDEMSEEQLMKKVQSGKFTLTDYVQYMKKIGKMGGLSVMIGLLPGLPKIDQKQQQELARKVRNQIAIVSSMTAKEKEKPDILDGKRKLRIANGSGTKVQDVNALLKEYNMIAGVLKQMKNMRLGDQMKIMQNMFKR; via the coding sequence ATGCTGACATTTTTAAAAGAAAAATTTTCTACTCTAGCAAAGAAATTAAGTACTAAATCTCATCTTAACAATGATGAAATTGATGTTTTACTTAAGCAAATAAGAGTTGCACTTTTAGATTCTGATCTCAGTCTTGAGCTAGCGGATATCTTCGTGCACGAGTTACGAGTGAAGATTGAAGTAATTAATGAGAAGGGTGTCATAAACTATGGTAAAGCAATATGCGATGCCATGCAGAATCAAATAGTGGATTTTTTATCTGATAGCATTCAAGAAGAAGTGCATTCTGAAAATAATCTTACACTTCTTAAGAAAACGCTGAATATCAAGGATGGCCTTAATGTTATACTATTTCTTGGATTACAAGGTGTAGGAAAAACTACTACTGTAGCGAAACTTGCTACTTTATTGGCGCAAAAGTTGAGTAAGAAAGTTGTAGTTGCATCGCTTGATGAAACTAGAGCCGCGGCAAAAGAACAGCTGAAGACTTTAGTTGAAGGTAGTGCTGTAGAATTTTTGGATTGTGAAGGTTTCTCCAATATTGTTGAAAAGGCGAGTATGTGTGTGAAACTTGCGCATACAAGAGAATCGAATGTAATAATTTTGGATACTGCTGGAAGAACAGATGTTAATGCTGCGTTAATGGCAGAGATTGCAGAGATTCACAATACGATAAAGCCTTCTGAAACAATCTTTGTATGTGATGCTATGCTAGGGCAACAAGCGCCTATCATCGGTAAAGCATTTGCGGAAGCGGTGCCAATTACTGGCATTATACTTACGAGACTTGATGGAGATGCCAAGGGAGGAAGCATGCTAAGTATGAAGCGTGCGGTAGGCGCGCCAATCAAATTTATCACTTCGGGGGAGAAGTTAGACGCAATAGAGATATTTCATCCGCTTAGAATTGCTTCAAGGATTATGGGCTTAGGGGATATCGCTTTGCTGATAGAGAAAGCTTCTGATGTTGTAGATGAGATGAGTGAAGAACAGCTTATGAAGAAAGTGCAAAGTGGAAAATTTACACTTACGGATTATGTGCAGTATATGAAGAAAATTGGCAAAATGGGAGGACTTAGCGTTATGATCGGGCTTCTTCCTGGTTTGCCAAAGATAGATCAAAAGCAGCAACAAGAGTTAGCGCGAAAAGTGAGAAATCAGATTGCGATTGTATCGTCTATGACGGCAAAAGAAAAAGAAAAGCCGGATATCTTAGATGGAAAAAGAAAGCTTCGAATTGCAAATGGCTCAGGTACTAAAGTGCAAGACGTCAATGCTTTGTTAAAAGAGTATAATATGATCGCAGGAGTGTTAAAACAAATGAAAAATATGAGATTAGGAGATCAAATGAAGATTATGCAGAATATGTTTAAGAGATAA
- a CDS encoding UDP-N-acetylglucosamine 1-carboxyvinyltransferase → MTTKIRYKIRGGTPIIGNIQCLGAKNLATKVMLASMLGSTESTLWNMPYIGDVEITRKMIEMTGADVKFDRDDNSHFGKVTIDPRSISKAIVVLPDSATNRIPILLLSVLLQLFDEVEVPTITGDEIGKRKVDFHVEAIRMFNGEVEVGNNCFRARKNHKLSGTHFTLPYPSVGATETCLFLAVLADGMSVIKNIAMEPEIMHLISMLRCMGAVIFINPNRELIVHGVKQLKGVNFHVIGDRIEAVSWALLACTVRGSDITLQGINPELLGIFLSYLNMAGGRFEILSENSIRFYSEYNSVISPLVLETDVYPGFSTDWQQPFTVMLTQARGTSVVHETVYENRLGYTDMLNQLGADISIFHSCLGSSNCRYRGYYHPHSAIVKGKTELHALKEPIVVPDIRAGLAYLIAAVLAKGDTILDDADKLERGYGNIPQRLKNTTLEITREQ, encoded by the coding sequence ATGACAACGAAAATAAGGTATAAAATACGCGGCGGTACTCCAATTATAGGTAATATACAATGCTTAGGTGCTAAAAATCTTGCAACAAAAGTGATGCTTGCATCGATGCTTGGTAGTACTGAGAGTACTTTGTGGAATATGCCATATATCGGAGACGTAGAGATTACAAGAAAAATGATAGAGATGACAGGTGCTGATGTGAAGTTTGATAGAGATGATAACTCTCACTTTGGTAAAGTGACGATCGATCCTCGTTCTATATCTAAAGCAATAGTTGTATTGCCGGATTCTGCTACAAATAGAATTCCGATATTGCTTCTTAGCGTATTATTACAATTGTTCGATGAAGTAGAAGTGCCTACTATTACGGGTGATGAGATTGGTAAAAGAAAAGTCGATTTTCACGTTGAAGCTATAAGAATGTTTAACGGAGAGGTAGAGGTCGGTAATAATTGCTTTCGTGCGCGTAAAAATCATAAATTGTCTGGTACTCATTTTACTCTTCCATATCCTTCAGTTGGCGCTACTGAGACATGCTTATTTCTAGCTGTATTAGCTGATGGTATGAGTGTCATAAAAAACATAGCGATGGAACCGGAAATAATGCATTTAATTTCCATGTTAAGATGCATGGGCGCTGTGATCTTCATCAATCCGAATCGAGAGTTGATTGTGCATGGAGTAAAGCAGTTAAAAGGCGTGAATTTTCATGTTATAGGAGATAGAATAGAAGCGGTATCGTGGGCGTTACTTGCATGCACTGTAAGAGGTAGTGATATTACGTTGCAAGGGATTAATCCTGAGCTTCTTGGTATCTTTCTGTCGTATTTGAATATGGCAGGAGGTAGATTCGAAATTCTTTCAGAAAATTCAATACGATTTTATAGCGAATATAATAGCGTAATATCGCCACTTGTGCTTGAAACAGACGTATATCCAGGCTTTTCTACTGATTGGCAGCAACCGTTTACTGTAATGCTAACTCAAGCGCGTGGCACTTCAGTAGTGCATGAGACGGTATATGAAAATAGACTAGGTTATACTGATATGTTGAATCAATTAGGTGCTGATATTTCTATATTTCACTCATGTCTTGGTAGCTCAAATTGTCGTTATAGAGGATACTATCATCCGCATAGTGCGATAGTAAAAGGTAAAACGGAACTGCACGCATTGAAAGAGCCTATAGTTGTACCTGATATCAGAGCTGGATTAGCTTATCTTATTGCAGCAGTTCTTGCAAAAGGCGATACTATATTAGACGATGCAGACAAGTTGGAAAGAGGGTACGGAAATATACCGCAAAGACTAAAAAATACTACTCTCGAAATAACAAGAGAACAATAG